The following are encoded in a window of Ricinus communis isolate WT05 ecotype wild-type chromosome 4, ASM1957865v1, whole genome shotgun sequence genomic DNA:
- the LOC8271096 gene encoding transcription initiation factor TFIID subunit 8: MKPKSKQNIIETHSPKATDPSDFPFQITKISVSQICQSVGFKSTQLSALETLTHIATLYLKNLAKASASYSSASNRTQSNVFDIINALHDLSSIQGFTGASTLHYTSNILSSSRVVKDLSVFVNSIVEIPFAKPIPRVNPVPPRRSLGLESTSMQHIPKWLPRFPDEKACKKWERDTKRLREDLGLWENNCGGIGNGILLENMKEEEKKKKSHDDGDLVMERGRVRFKIGEVEKGGIVDIRVYKRNWASKGGKRVCL, translated from the coding sequence ATGAAACCAAAATCAAAGCAAAACATAATCGAAACCCACTCCCCAAAAGCAACAGATCCATCAGATTTCCCATTtcaaataaccaaaatatcaGTCTCACAAATCTGCCAATCAGTGGGTTTCAAATCCACGCAGCTCTCAGCATTAGAAACCCTAACCCACATAGCCACTCTGTATCTCAAAAACCTAGCCAAAGCCTCCGCATCATACTCTAGTGCATCAAACCGCACCCAATCGAACGTGTTTGACATCATAAATGCCCTTCATGACCTCTCCTCTATACAAGGTTTCACAGGAGCATCTACCCTTCACTATACTTCCAACATCCTGTCAAGCTCAAGAGTAGTAAAAGATCTCTCTGTTTTTGTAAATTCCATCGTTGAAATCCCCTTTGCCAAGCCTATTCCAAGAGTTAATCCAGTTCCTCCGCGGCGAAGTTTGGGTTTGGAAAGTACAAGCATGCAGCATATCCCCAAGTGGCTGCCAAGGTTTCCAGATGAGAAAGCATGTAAGAAATGGGAGAGAGATACTAAGAGATTAAGAGAGGATCTGGGTCTGTGGGAAAATAATTGTGGTGGAATTGGGAATGGCATTTTACTTGAAAACATGAAGgaggaggagaagaagaagaaaagccaTGATGATGGGGATTTGGTCATGGAGAGAGGGAGAGTGAGGTTTAAGATTGGAGAAGTAGAAAAGGGAGGAATTGTTGATATTAGAGTGTACAAGAGGAATTGGGCAAGTAAAGGAGGGAAAAGGGTGTGCTTGTGA
- the LOC8271097 gene encoding vesicle-associated membrane protein 722 isoform X2, with product MGEKSLIYAFVSRGTVVLAEYTEFSGNFNSIAFQCLQKLPSTNNKFTYNCDAHTFNFLVDNGFTYCVVADESAGRQVPMAFLERIKEDFMARYGNGKAATAPANSLDKEFGPKLKEHMQYCVDHPEEISKFAKVKAQVSEVKGVMMENIEKVLDRGEKIELLVDKTENLHQQAQDFRSSGTKIRRKMWLQNMKIKLIVLAILIALILIIVLSVCRGFNCGK from the exons ATGGGTGAGAAATCTTTGATCTACGCATTCGTTTCACGTGGAACTGTGGTTCTTGCAGAGTACACAGAATTCAGTGGGAATTTCAATTCCATAGCATTTCAATGCCTCCAGAAACTCCCTTCTACCAACAACAAGTTCACTTACAACTGCGATGCCCACACCTTCAATTTCCTAGTTGATAATGGCTTTA CGTACTGCGTAGTTGCAGATGAATCGGCAGGACGACAAGTACCTATGGCTTTTCTTGAACGTATTAAGGAAGACTTCATGGCAAGATATGGCAATGGAAAAGCTGCTACTGCTCCTGCCAACAGCCTTGACAAGGAATTTGG GCCAAAACTAAAGGAACATATGCAATATTGTGTTGATCATCCTGAAGAGATAAGCAAGTTTGCAAAGGTGAAAGCTCAGGTTTCAGAAGTTAAAGGGGTCATGAtggaaaatattgaaaag GTTTTAGATCGAGGGGAAAAAATTGAACTACTGGTGGATAAGACTGAGAATCTTCATCAACAG GCACAAGACTTCCGAAGCAGTGGGACAAAAATCCGGAGGAAAATGTGGCTGCAGAATATGAAGATCAAGCTTATTGTTTTGGCAATACTGATTGCCTTGATCCTCATCATAGTCCTTTCAGTTTGCAGAGGTTTTAACTGCGGAAAATGA
- the LOC8271097 gene encoding vesicle-associated membrane protein 722 isoform X1 encodes MGEKSLIYAFVSRGTVVLAEYTEFSGNFNSIAFQCLQKLPSTNNKFTYNCDAHTFNFLVDNGFTYCVVADESAGRQVPMAFLERIKEDFMARYGNGKAATAPANSLDKEFGYSTLLMNDHLNMQLKNILTILFVCRPKLKEHMQYCVDHPEEISKFAKVKAQVSEVKGVMMENIEKVLDRGEKIELLVDKTENLHQQAQDFRSSGTKIRRKMWLQNMKIKLIVLAILIALILIIVLSVCRGFNCGK; translated from the exons ATGGGTGAGAAATCTTTGATCTACGCATTCGTTTCACGTGGAACTGTGGTTCTTGCAGAGTACACAGAATTCAGTGGGAATTTCAATTCCATAGCATTTCAATGCCTCCAGAAACTCCCTTCTACCAACAACAAGTTCACTTACAACTGCGATGCCCACACCTTCAATTTCCTAGTTGATAATGGCTTTA CGTACTGCGTAGTTGCAGATGAATCGGCAGGACGACAAGTACCTATGGCTTTTCTTGAACGTATTAAGGAAGACTTCATGGCAAGATATGGCAATGGAAAAGCTGCTACTGCTCCTGCCAACAGCCTTGACAAGGAATTTGGGTATTCTACTCTTTTAATGAATGACCATTTGAATATGcagttgaaaaatatattaactattttatttgtttgcaGGCCAAAACTAAAGGAACATATGCAATATTGTGTTGATCATCCTGAAGAGATAAGCAAGTTTGCAAAGGTGAAAGCTCAGGTTTCAGAAGTTAAAGGGGTCATGAtggaaaatattgaaaag GTTTTAGATCGAGGGGAAAAAATTGAACTACTGGTGGATAAGACTGAGAATCTTCATCAACAG GCACAAGACTTCCGAAGCAGTGGGACAAAAATCCGGAGGAAAATGTGGCTGCAGAATATGAAGATCAAGCTTATTGTTTTGGCAATACTGATTGCCTTGATCCTCATCATAGTCCTTTCAGTTTGCAGAGGTTTTAACTGCGGAAAATGA